The following are from one region of the Georgenia sp. M64 genome:
- a CDS encoding helix-turn-helix domain-containing protein, whose translation MGTSTTQWSGLDPLLGVQDLAEYLGVPVRTVYDWRQTGHGPRGFRVGRHLKFAVSDVAAWVDAQRSATPRDHLTR comes from the coding sequence ATGGGAACCTCAACGACACAGTGGAGCGGGCTGGACCCGCTCCTGGGCGTCCAGGACCTTGCCGAGTACCTCGGCGTACCCGTCCGGACGGTCTACGACTGGCGCCAGACCGGGCACGGCCCGCGCGGGTTCCGCGTCGGCCGGCACCTGAAGTTCGCCGTCTCGGACGTCGCGGCGTGGGTGGACGCCCAGCGGTCCGCGACGCCACGCGATCATCTGACGAGGTGA
- a CDS encoding UPF0182 family protein has protein sequence MTSPSVPRPPSQNGPAPRRGALVPTIVVLAVLAAVVMGLAQVWTEVQWFNQLGFTDVLIREWTTRAALFAVGFLLMGGAVWLNLHLAYSQRQVYPPTTPEERNLDKYRESIEPLRRLIMIGAPLVLGLFAGSSLSAQWREVLTFLNREQFGINDPQFGLDIGFFVFTLPVIRMLISFLMTVVFLSAAAAVVTHYLYGGISLAPRAQRISPAARLHLGILAAVFVLLIAASYWLDRYSVLVGENARFAGASYTDVNANIPAKAILAGIAVVVAVLFVVAAFRGTWRLPVAGIGVMIVSAIVVGSAYPAVVQRFQVEPNAIELEREFIQRNIDGTLAAYDLQDIEVETYSATTEAEAGQLREDSQSTASIRLLDPQIVSPTFNQLQQNRQYYGFPTTLAVDRYEIDGESRDTVIAVRELNQDGLGAEQRTWVNDKTVYTHGFGVVAAYGNTTRSDGRPAFFQQGIPSTGELGEYEPRVYFGQFSPDYSIVGAPEGTDPWELDYPDDDAPNGAVNNTYTGDGGPSIGNFAAKLLYALKFGDMQILFSDRVTEESQILFDRDPHQRVSKVAPYLTLDAKAYPAVVDMDGDEATPKELVWIVDGYTTTNDYPYSARESLEEATTDSLTTVNGVPAAVGVAPAQVNYIRNSVKAVVNAYDGDVTLYEWDEDDPILDTWQNIFGDHVQPVEDISGDLMSHLRYPEDLFKVQRQLLSQYHVTDAASFYSGSNFWNIPTDPTAAAGVPQPPYYLTMQMPAQDEAQFSLTSSFIPGGQTDRNILTGFLAVDSETGDAAGEVREDYGQMRLLELPSDLTVPGPGQVQNNFNSNPGVSSELNLLRQGNSDVQLGNLLTLPVGGGLLYVQPVYVQSAQGTSYPLLQRVLVSFGDEIGFASTLDEALDEVFGGDSGAEAGDAEVAPPEDAPAGEEPQGTTEVPAAAQERLTDALAEAQQAIADGNTALAESDWTAYGEAQQRLQSAIEDALAAEAEIAEATGEVAPDGEATAEPTAEPTEEAAQG, from the coding sequence GTGACGTCCCCATCCGTCCCCCGTCCACCGAGCCAGAACGGACCCGCGCCGCGGCGGGGGGCGCTCGTCCCCACGATCGTCGTCCTCGCCGTCCTCGCGGCCGTCGTCATGGGGCTCGCCCAGGTGTGGACCGAGGTCCAGTGGTTCAACCAGCTCGGCTTCACCGACGTCCTCATCCGTGAGTGGACCACCCGCGCGGCGCTGTTCGCCGTCGGCTTCCTGCTCATGGGCGGGGCGGTGTGGCTCAACCTCCACCTCGCCTACTCCCAGCGGCAGGTCTACCCGCCGACGACGCCGGAGGAGCGCAACCTCGACAAGTACCGCGAGTCGATCGAGCCGCTGCGCCGTCTCATCATGATCGGCGCGCCGCTGGTCCTGGGCCTGTTCGCCGGGTCGTCGCTGTCCGCCCAGTGGCGCGAGGTGCTGACGTTCCTCAACCGTGAGCAGTTCGGGATCAACGACCCCCAGTTCGGGCTGGACATCGGCTTCTTCGTCTTCACCCTGCCGGTGATCCGGATGCTCATCTCCTTCCTCATGACCGTGGTGTTCCTCTCCGCCGCCGCGGCCGTGGTGACCCACTACCTCTACGGCGGGATCTCCCTGGCGCCGCGCGCCCAGCGCATCTCCCCGGCCGCCCGTCTGCACCTGGGCATCCTCGCGGCGGTGTTCGTCCTGCTCATCGCGGCCAGCTACTGGCTCGACCGGTACTCCGTGCTGGTGGGGGAGAACGCCCGCTTCGCGGGGGCGTCCTACACCGACGTCAACGCCAACATCCCGGCCAAGGCGATCCTCGCCGGCATCGCTGTCGTCGTCGCCGTGCTCTTCGTCGTCGCCGCCTTCCGCGGCACCTGGCGGCTGCCGGTCGCGGGCATCGGGGTCATGATCGTCTCCGCGATCGTCGTGGGCTCCGCCTACCCCGCCGTCGTTCAGCGCTTCCAGGTCGAGCCCAACGCGATCGAGCTCGAGCGGGAGTTCATCCAGCGCAACATCGACGGCACCCTCGCCGCCTACGACCTGCAGGACATCGAGGTCGAGACGTACTCGGCCACCACCGAGGCCGAGGCCGGCCAGCTCCGTGAGGACAGCCAGTCCACCGCCTCCATCCGCCTGCTGGACCCGCAGATCGTCTCGCCGACGTTCAACCAGCTCCAGCAGAACCGGCAGTACTACGGGTTCCCGACCACCCTGGCGGTGGACCGGTACGAGATCGACGGCGAGAGCCGCGACACCGTCATCGCCGTCCGCGAGCTCAACCAGGACGGCCTCGGGGCGGAGCAGCGGACCTGGGTCAACGACAAGACCGTCTACACCCACGGGTTCGGCGTGGTGGCCGCGTACGGCAACACCACGCGCTCGGACGGGCGGCCGGCGTTCTTCCAGCAGGGCATCCCGAGCACCGGTGAGCTCGGCGAGTACGAGCCGAGGGTCTACTTCGGCCAGTTCAGCCCCGACTACTCCATCGTGGGGGCGCCCGAGGGCACCGACCCGTGGGAGCTGGACTACCCCGACGACGACGCTCCCAACGGCGCGGTCAACAACACCTACACCGGCGACGGCGGGCCGTCGATCGGCAACTTCGCCGCGAAGCTCCTCTACGCGCTGAAGTTCGGTGACATGCAGATCCTCTTCTCCGACCGGGTGACCGAGGAGTCGCAGATCCTCTTCGACCGCGACCCGCACCAGCGCGTGTCCAAGGTCGCCCCGTACCTCACCCTCGACGCCAAGGCCTACCCGGCGGTCGTCGACATGGACGGTGACGAGGCCACGCCGAAGGAGCTGGTCTGGATCGTCGACGGGTACACCACGACGAACGACTACCCCTACTCCGCGCGCGAGTCCCTCGAGGAGGCGACGACGGACTCCCTCACCACGGTCAACGGGGTGCCGGCCGCCGTCGGCGTGGCGCCGGCCCAGGTGAACTACATCCGCAACTCGGTCAAGGCGGTCGTCAACGCCTACGACGGCGACGTCACCCTCTACGAGTGGGACGAGGACGACCCGATCCTGGACACCTGGCAGAACATCTTCGGCGACCACGTCCAGCCGGTCGAGGACATCAGCGGCGACCTCATGAGCCACCTGCGCTACCCCGAGGACCTGTTCAAGGTCCAGCGGCAGCTCCTCAGCCAGTACCACGTCACCGACGCGGCTTCGTTCTACTCCGGGTCGAACTTCTGGAACATCCCGACCGACCCGACGGCCGCCGCCGGGGTGCCGCAGCCGCCGTACTACCTCACGATGCAGATGCCCGCCCAGGACGAGGCGCAGTTCTCCCTGACGTCGAGCTTCATCCCGGGTGGCCAGACCGACCGCAACATCCTCACCGGGTTCCTCGCCGTGGACTCCGAGACAGGGGACGCCGCCGGCGAGGTGCGCGAGGACTACGGGCAGATGCGTCTGCTCGAGCTGCCCTCGGACCTCACCGTGCCCGGTCCCGGCCAGGTCCAGAACAACTTCAACTCCAACCCGGGCGTCTCCTCGGAGCTGAACCTGCTGCGGCAGGGCAACTCCGACGTCCAGCTCGGCAACCTCCTCACCCTGCCCGTCGGTGGCGGCCTGCTGTACGTCCAGCCCGTCTACGTCCAGTCGGCCCAGGGCACGTCCTACCCCCTCCTGCAGCGCGTGCTCGTCTCCTTCGGCGACGAGATCGGCTTCGCGTCGACGCTCGACGAGGCCCTCGACGAGGTCTTCGGCGGCGACTCCGGTGCCGAGGCCGGCGACGCCGAGGTGGCCCCGCCGGAGGACGCCCCTGCGGGCGAGGAGCCCCAGGGCACCACCGAGGTCCCCGCCGCCGCCCAGGAGCGCCTCACCGACGCCCTGGCCGAGGCCCAGCAGGCGATCGCCGACGGCAACACCGCTCTCGCGGAGAGCGACTGGACGGCCTACGGCGAGGCGCAGCAGCGCCTCCAGTCCGCCATCGAGGACGCGCTCGCCGCCGAGGCCGAGATCGCCGAGGCGACCGGGGAGGTCGCGCCCGACGGCGAGGCCACCGCCGAGCCGACGGCGGAGCCCACCGAGGAGGCCGCCCAGGGCTGA
- a CDS encoding LacI family DNA-binding transcriptional regulator, which translates to MEDEPEVQVAASTSRVIDGRHGEVGRATIRDVAAKAGVSSATVSRVLNGAGAGAVHARTRDRVVRAIFDLGFEPSHAARALATRRSHTIGILTLAEIFSPASLSFVLQSAVQDAGYHVSVATIPSLEAATKSSFSRLDPFREAEGLIALAPTRESERALAAMAIGVPTIVVEGAGHGALPSITMDQQGGAALVTEHLIEQGARRIAHIAGPEDWPSAEQRRAGWLEALQRHGLQVGLSVRGDWSVSSGYRAARELIDGADVDALFVANDRMAIGALSALADTGVSVPDDVLVVGFDNTEESGYLRPRLTTVQQDYHKLGQEAVADLVALLHGEDRAQAHRVLPVELIVRDSSRRSTGRP; encoded by the coding sequence GTGGAGGACGAGCCTGAGGTGCAGGTCGCTGCGTCGACGTCGAGGGTGATCGACGGCCGGCACGGCGAGGTCGGCCGGGCCACCATCCGCGACGTCGCGGCCAAGGCCGGCGTCTCGAGTGCCACCGTCTCGCGGGTGCTGAACGGCGCGGGCGCCGGCGCCGTGCACGCCCGCACCCGGGACCGTGTCGTCCGAGCGATCTTCGATCTGGGTTTCGAGCCCAGCCATGCCGCCCGGGCGTTGGCGACTCGGCGCTCGCACACTATCGGCATCCTGACCCTGGCCGAGATCTTTAGCCCGGCGTCCTTGTCGTTCGTGCTCCAGAGCGCGGTGCAGGATGCGGGCTATCACGTCTCGGTCGCGACGATACCGTCGCTCGAGGCCGCGACGAAGAGCTCCTTTTCGAGGCTCGACCCCTTCCGGGAGGCGGAAGGCCTCATCGCCCTCGCTCCCACGCGCGAAAGCGAGCGGGCGCTGGCGGCCATGGCGATCGGCGTACCCACGATCGTGGTGGAGGGCGCGGGGCACGGCGCGTTGCCCTCGATCACCATGGATCAGCAGGGCGGTGCAGCACTCGTAACGGAGCACCTGATCGAGCAGGGCGCCCGTCGCATCGCCCACATCGCAGGTCCAGAGGACTGGCCCTCGGCCGAGCAGCGTCGCGCAGGATGGCTCGAGGCGCTGCAGCGGCACGGCCTACAGGTGGGGCTGTCGGTGCGCGGGGACTGGTCCGTGTCGTCCGGGTACCGGGCCGCCCGGGAACTCATCGACGGCGCGGACGTCGACGCGTTGTTCGTCGCCAACGACCGGATGGCGATCGGCGCGCTCTCGGCGCTCGCGGACACCGGGGTCTCGGTGCCCGACGACGTCCTGGTCGTCGGCTTCGACAACACCGAGGAGTCGGGCTACTTGCGGCCGCGCCTCACGACCGTGCAGCAGGACTACCACAAGCTTGGGCAGGAGGCGGTGGCCGATCTGGTCGCCCTGCTTCACGGTGAGGACCGTGCGCAGGCGCACCGTGTCCTGCCCGTAGAGCTGATCGTGCGCGACAGCTCCCGCCGGTCCACGGGTCGACCGTGA
- a CDS encoding PPA1309 family protein produces the protein MTDAPQLPTPRLQALRTAVRDIERHVAGLGWDSPVLVFALVNTAGALAANPALERDLPTDAVLAAQEDPEHLTSIEQDGLPESATLEELLGRLAWPEEVDGAAIVVERMVVPPEAESGMPREADAAVEYLMAHPDRQDVRIAAGVLRTGESWCALRTRANDSDEEVGGSPDAVPGLVEALRDTFR, from the coding sequence ATGACCGACGCCCCCCAGCTGCCCACGCCCCGCCTCCAGGCCCTGCGCACGGCCGTGCGCGACATCGAGCGCCACGTCGCCGGCCTGGGCTGGGACTCCCCCGTCCTCGTCTTCGCCCTCGTCAACACCGCCGGGGCGCTGGCCGCCAACCCGGCCCTCGAGCGGGACCTGCCCACCGACGCCGTCCTGGCCGCCCAGGAGGACCCCGAGCACCTCACCAGCATCGAGCAGGACGGCCTGCCCGAGTCCGCCACCCTCGAGGAGCTCCTCGGCCGGCTCGCGTGGCCTGAGGAGGTCGACGGCGCCGCGATCGTCGTCGAGCGCATGGTCGTGCCGCCGGAGGCCGAGTCGGGGATGCCCCGCGAGGCCGACGCCGCGGTGGAGTACCTCATGGCCCACCCCGACCGGCAGGACGTGCGGATCGCCGCGGGCGTGCTGCGCACCGGGGAGTCGTGGTGTGCGCTGCGCACCCGGGCCAACGACTCCGACGAGGAGGTGGGTGGCTCTCCCGACGCCGTGCCCGGCCTGGTCGAGGCGCTGCGCGACACCTTCCGCTGA
- the mobF gene encoding MobF family relaxase, which translates to MDWVAHLVGVTVSMRVVSAGKGYGYLLRSVVQGDGDAVRAAGFTRYFTEAGTPPGVWLGTGVVFFGAGELRPGMAVTPEQLQMLLGRGSDPVTGASLGRPFREYPSVAERTAALTARVDRALLAGEFDAEVTRIQGEQAVRGPQTATAGFDLTFSVPKSVSVLWGLADANTQELIVEAHHAAVAQVLDLFEREVAATRTGHAGIAQVPVVGVAATAYDHWDSRANDPQLHTHVVVSNKVMTAHDGRWRTLDSRAVHHAMVGLSEHYNAVLADRLTGSFGLSWERRDRGVDRTGQWEIRGVSEALIGQFSSRARAIDVATDAKIAAYVAAHGRRPSGRRIVQLRAAATLETRPEKTVRALSELTAEWRTRARDLVGGDPTEWARTLTTMQPVPVLTGESVPMFLIDQAAADVVDAVAERRSTWRLWNLWAEASRRTMGWRFQSAADREQAIALITDAATRRSVPLTPAEVASTPAGMRRDDGTSTLRPRHSTYYSSERLLAAEDRLLALAEDHEPALVVPPPIVETVQGGRGDGVVVGGEQAAAITQILTSGRRLDLLVGPAGTGKSTAMAALAGAWTTAHGPGSVIGMAPSAAAAQVLAEDIGIGCENTAKWVHDHARGRADFRPGQLVILDEATLASTRTLETIVTRAGEVGAKVVLVGDPAQLQSVDAGGAFNMLAQARGGDLAQLVEVRRFVHAWEKDASLALRDGDPAAIDAYAGHGRIVEGTTEAMTDAAYQAWQDDLAAGRSSILVTEAAESVRQLNERARAERIQQGLTATGREVRLRDEARASVGDVVITRRNDRRLRTGPGAWVRNGDRWTVTHVRHDGTLEVRRPGEGARVTLPAGYVGRYVDLGYAVTAHRAQGLTVDTAHVVVSALTTRENLYVSMTRGRLANTAYVALDQPDPLHATPAEADTSARTVLFGVLNHSGLELSAHQTITAEQESWTSIAQLAAEYETIVTTAQQSRWTRLVTDTLISAGGLTPAEADQITSSEAFAVLTAELRRAEANHHDLDTLLPRLVAQRTLLDADDIAAVLTTRLARATRRPAPGTTPDLIAGLIPAVTGPLPADAARALAERRELIETRARGLAEAAVRDRAPWVCRIGERPAGGGRERWLAELAVVAAYRDRYTITGPAPLGPSTQTLAQERDRRHAADALHRARALTRAPGTGPRGARTHGRSL; encoded by the coding sequence GTGGATTGGGTCGCGCACCTGGTGGGTGTGACGGTCTCGATGCGGGTGGTCTCGGCGGGGAAGGGGTACGGGTATCTGCTGCGGTCGGTGGTGCAGGGCGACGGCGACGCCGTCCGGGCGGCCGGGTTTACGCGGTACTTCACCGAGGCGGGTACCCCGCCTGGGGTGTGGCTGGGCACGGGGGTCGTCTTCTTCGGGGCTGGGGAGCTGCGCCCGGGCATGGCGGTGACACCGGAGCAGCTGCAGATGCTGTTGGGGCGCGGGAGCGACCCGGTCACGGGGGCCAGCCTGGGCCGGCCGTTCCGGGAGTACCCGAGCGTGGCGGAGCGGACGGCGGCGCTGACCGCGCGGGTGGACCGGGCCCTGCTGGCGGGGGAGTTCGACGCCGAGGTGACCCGGATCCAGGGCGAGCAGGCCGTCCGGGGGCCGCAGACCGCGACCGCGGGGTTTGATCTGACGTTCTCGGTGCCGAAGTCGGTGTCGGTGCTGTGGGGCCTGGCTGACGCGAATACCCAGGAGCTGATCGTCGAGGCCCACCACGCCGCCGTGGCGCAGGTACTCGACCTCTTCGAGCGGGAGGTCGCCGCCACCCGCACCGGGCACGCCGGGATCGCGCAGGTGCCCGTCGTCGGGGTCGCCGCGACGGCGTATGACCATTGGGACTCCCGCGCGAACGACCCCCAGCTCCACACCCACGTCGTGGTGTCGAACAAGGTGATGACCGCCCACGATGGGCGGTGGCGGACCTTGGACTCCCGGGCCGTCCACCACGCGATGGTCGGCCTGTCCGAGCACTACAACGCGGTGCTGGCCGACCGGCTCACGGGCTCGTTCGGGCTGTCGTGGGAGCGGCGCGACCGTGGCGTGGACCGCACCGGCCAGTGGGAGATCCGCGGCGTCAGTGAAGCTCTGATCGGGCAGTTCTCCAGCCGGGCCCGGGCGATCGACGTCGCCACCGATGCGAAGATCGCCGCCTACGTGGCCGCGCACGGCCGCCGCCCGTCCGGCCGACGGATCGTGCAGCTGCGCGCGGCGGCCACCCTGGAGACCCGGCCTGAGAAGACCGTCCGGGCGTTGTCGGAGCTGACGGCCGAGTGGCGGACGCGCGCGCGGGACCTGGTGGGCGGTGACCCGACCGAGTGGGCGCGCACCCTCACCACGATGCAGCCGGTGCCGGTCCTCACCGGGGAGTCGGTGCCGATGTTCCTGATCGACCAGGCCGCCGCCGACGTCGTGGACGCGGTGGCGGAGCGGCGGTCGACCTGGCGGCTCTGGAACCTTTGGGCCGAGGCCTCGCGGCGCACCATGGGCTGGCGCTTCCAGTCGGCCGCGGACCGCGAACAGGCGATCGCGCTCATCACCGACGCCGCCACCCGGCGGTCGGTCCCGCTCACCCCGGCCGAGGTCGCGTCCACCCCGGCGGGGATGCGGCGCGACGACGGCACCAGCACCCTGCGGCCGCGGCACTCCACGTACTACTCGAGCGAGCGTCTGCTCGCCGCGGAGGACCGGCTGCTCGCCCTGGCCGAGGACCACGAACCGGCGCTCGTCGTCCCGCCACCCATCGTCGAGACCGTGCAGGGCGGCCGGGGTGACGGTGTGGTGGTCGGCGGGGAGCAGGCCGCCGCGATCACGCAGATCCTCACCTCGGGCCGACGCCTGGATCTGTTGGTCGGTCCGGCCGGGACCGGGAAGTCCACCGCGATGGCCGCCCTGGCCGGTGCCTGGACCACGGCGCACGGGCCCGGGTCCGTGATCGGGATGGCGCCGTCGGCCGCCGCCGCGCAGGTGCTCGCCGAGGACATCGGCATCGGGTGCGAGAACACCGCGAAATGGGTGCACGACCACGCCCGTGGTAGGGCGGACTTCCGCCCGGGCCAGCTCGTCATCCTGGACGAGGCCACCCTGGCCTCTACCCGCACCCTGGAGACCATCGTGACCCGCGCCGGCGAGGTCGGCGCGAAGGTCGTCCTCGTCGGGGACCCGGCCCAGCTGCAGTCCGTCGACGCCGGCGGCGCGTTCAACATGCTCGCCCAGGCCCGCGGCGGCGACCTGGCACAGCTGGTGGAGGTGCGGCGCTTCGTCCACGCGTGGGAGAAGGACGCCTCCCTCGCCCTGCGCGACGGTGACCCGGCCGCGATCGACGCATACGCGGGCCACGGCCGGATCGTCGAGGGGACCACCGAGGCCATGACCGACGCCGCCTACCAGGCGTGGCAGGACGACCTGGCCGCCGGCCGGTCGTCCATCCTGGTGACCGAGGCCGCGGAGTCCGTACGGCAGCTCAACGAGCGCGCCCGCGCCGAACGCATCCAGCAGGGCCTGACCGCCACCGGCCGCGAGGTCCGGTTGCGCGACGAGGCACGCGCATCCGTGGGTGATGTGGTCATCACCCGCCGCAACGACCGTCGCCTCCGCACCGGCCCGGGCGCGTGGGTCCGAAACGGCGACCGGTGGACCGTCACCCACGTCCGACACGACGGCACGCTCGAGGTCCGCCGGCCCGGAGAGGGCGCGCGGGTGACGCTCCCTGCCGGGTACGTCGGCCGGTACGTCGACCTCGGCTACGCCGTCACCGCCCACCGCGCCCAGGGCCTGACCGTCGACACCGCGCACGTGGTCGTCTCCGCCTTGACCACCCGCGAGAACCTCTACGTGTCCATGACCCGCGGCCGCCTCGCCAACACCGCCTACGTCGCCCTCGACCAGCCCGACCCCCTCCATGCCACCCCCGCCGAGGCGGACACCTCCGCGCGGACCGTGCTGTTCGGGGTGCTCAACCACTCCGGGCTCGAGCTCTCCGCCCACCAGACCATCACCGCCGAGCAAGAGAGCTGGACGAGCATCGCCCAGCTCGCGGCCGAGTACGAGACCATCGTCACCACCGCCCAACAGAGCCGCTGGACCAGGCTCGTCACCGACACCCTCATCAGCGCGGGGGGACTTACGCCGGCCGAAGCCGACCAGATCACCTCGTCCGAGGCCTTCGCCGTCCTCACCGCGGAGCTGCGCCGCGCCGAGGCCAACCACCACGACCTCGACACCCTCCTGCCACGCCTGGTCGCCCAGCGCACCCTGCTCGACGCCGACGACATCGCCGCCGTCCTCACCACCCGCCTCGCCCGAGCCACCCGGCGACCCGCACCCGGCACGACCCCGGACCTCATCGCCGGACTCATCCCGGCCGTGACCGGGCCGCTGCCCGCCGACGCCGCCCGCGCCCTGGCCGAACGCCGCGAGCTCATCGAGACCCGCGCCCGAGGCCTCGCCGAGGCCGCGGTGCGCGACCGGGCGCCGTGGGTGTGCCGCATCGGTGAGCGGCCGGCGGGAGGCGGCCGGGAACGGTGGCTCGCCGAGCTGGCCGTCGTCGCCGCCTACCGCGACCGGTACACCATCACCGGTCCCGCGCCGCTCGGACCCTCGACCCAGACCCTCGCCCAGGAACGCGACCGGCGTCACGCCGCCGACGCACTGCACCGCGCCCGAGCCCTCACCCGGGCGCCGGGGACTGGACCGCGCGGTGCTCGCACGCACGGGCGAAGCCTCTAG
- a CDS encoding urease accessory UreF family protein: MDKGFLAALLHSDSALPSGSFAFSWGLEQLYQDEVLGDDPLEDVLAWYLTGRWAGFDRYFVQRSFVAATQEERVGVDRYCTAATVSAVVRETSTRAGRTFLRPWSRMRFPATEDFAARVQDGRADGHLAVVQGLVFRECGMDEASACAVSGWSSASSLASAAVRLGKVGALAAQKALVGTVDVLEDLLRTPVPNAPTSWSVIHDLAMERHALRDSRLFAS; the protein is encoded by the coding sequence GTGGACAAGGGCTTCCTCGCCGCGCTCCTGCACTCCGACAGCGCACTGCCCTCCGGGTCGTTCGCCTTCTCGTGGGGCCTTGAACAGCTGTACCAGGACGAGGTCCTCGGGGACGACCCGCTGGAGGACGTGCTCGCGTGGTACCTGACGGGCCGCTGGGCCGGATTCGACCGCTACTTCGTCCAGCGGAGCTTCGTCGCCGCCACACAAGAGGAGCGGGTGGGCGTCGACCGGTACTGCACCGCGGCGACGGTCAGTGCCGTCGTCCGGGAGACCAGCACCCGCGCCGGCCGCACCTTCCTTCGTCCGTGGTCGCGCATGCGGTTTCCGGCGACCGAGGACTTTGCGGCCCGCGTGCAGGACGGCCGCGCGGACGGGCACCTCGCCGTGGTGCAGGGCCTGGTCTTCCGCGAGTGCGGCATGGACGAGGCCTCGGCGTGTGCCGTGAGCGGCTGGTCGAGTGCGAGCAGCCTCGCGTCGGCCGCCGTGCGGCTTGGCAAGGTGGGCGCCCTCGCGGCGCAAAAAGCGCTGGTCGGGACGGTAGACGTCCTCGAGGACCTGCTCAGGACCCCAGTGCCGAACGCTCCGACGTCCTGGTCCGTAATCCATGACTTGGCCATGGAGCGCCACGCCCTGCGTGACTCCAGGCTTTTCGCCTCCTAA
- a CDS encoding tyrosine-type recombinase/integrase, whose translation MARPRTPIGTFGDIEFTALAGGVVRARVRVRDLDGRLRRVEASGTTRKAAEHRLKEKLAGRADYATGTGELTPDTSFGHLVDIWLEDLDLEGKLAPSTRALYERNMRQLVMPAFEHYTLREISVRRVDRFIKALATTRSYSMAKQARTVLSLALGLAVRYDALRENPVRDTARLRKPPTRAMALTLDQVDAIRAAVRGWRREPGMPGPPPDGQLDQIIEVMLGTSARIGEVLAIRKCDVDVTVSPATVRLSGTIVSPTGKPTHRQPHPKTAKSARTVAVPSFTAEVLRQRLVALVAEDPEHLIFFSRNHTPLTTNNVRRRLRAILDEAGIAGVTPHSFRRTVATVIDRAGGADLAAEMLGHTSSQITKEHYIEPDEKVNPVTAEILESLAPRDSNDEK comes from the coding sequence GTGGCACGGCCCCGCACCCCGATCGGCACGTTCGGCGACATCGAGTTCACCGCACTGGCGGGCGGGGTGGTCCGAGCCCGGGTGCGCGTCAGAGACCTCGACGGTCGGCTCCGGCGGGTCGAGGCCAGCGGCACCACGCGCAAGGCGGCAGAGCATCGCCTGAAGGAGAAGCTCGCCGGCCGGGCCGACTACGCCACCGGGACCGGCGAGCTGACCCCCGACACCTCCTTCGGGCACCTCGTCGACATCTGGCTCGAGGACCTCGATCTCGAGGGCAAGCTCGCGCCGAGCACCAGGGCGCTCTACGAACGCAACATGCGGCAGCTGGTGATGCCGGCCTTCGAGCACTACACGCTGCGCGAGATCAGCGTCCGCAGGGTCGACAGGTTCATCAAAGCGCTGGCCACGACCAGGAGCTACAGCATGGCCAAGCAGGCGCGCACCGTCCTCAGCCTCGCCCTCGGCCTGGCGGTCCGCTACGACGCGCTCAGGGAGAACCCGGTCCGGGACACGGCCCGGCTCAGGAAGCCGCCGACTCGGGCGATGGCCCTGACCCTGGACCAGGTCGACGCGATCCGGGCCGCGGTGCGGGGATGGCGCCGAGAGCCCGGGATGCCCGGACCACCGCCGGACGGCCAGCTCGACCAGATCATCGAGGTCATGCTCGGCACCTCGGCCCGGATCGGCGAGGTGCTGGCGATCCGCAAGTGTGACGTCGACGTCACCGTCTCGCCCGCCACCGTCCGGCTCAGCGGGACGATCGTCTCGCCGACAGGTAAGCCGACCCACCGGCAGCCGCACCCCAAGACGGCGAAGTCGGCCCGAACCGTCGCTGTGCCGTCGTTCACCGCTGAGGTGCTGCGCCAGCGGCTCGTCGCGCTCGTCGCCGAGGACCCGGAGCACCTGATCTTCTTCAGCCGCAACCACACCCCATTGACGACCAACAACGTGCGCCGGCGTCTGCGCGCCATCCTGGACGAGGCCGGCATCGCCGGTGTCACGCCGCACTCGTTCCGTCGGACCGTCGCGACGGTGATCGACCGGGCGGGCGGTGCGGACCTCGCGGCCGAGATGCTCGGCCACACCTCATCCCAGATCACTAAGGAGCACTACATCGAGCCTGACGAGAAGGTGAACCCGGTGACCGCCGAGATCCTCGAGTCACTCGCTCCTCGTGACAGCAACGACGAGAAGTGA